One genomic region from Quercus robur chromosome 4, dhQueRobu3.1, whole genome shotgun sequence encodes:
- the LOC126724400 gene encoding heavy metal-associated isoprenylated plant protein 46-like, protein MKQTVVLQVTMDGQRCCFRIMKGHHARKKAMRIAVGLSGVESATIKGQDKDQIEVKGQGIDTVKLATLLRKKVGHASIVSVAEEKKEEKKDELTIQYMVGPPSYGLPPYACYEIPRYDTPSCSIM, encoded by the exons CAAACGGTGGTCCTCCAGGTTACCATGGATGGGCAAAGGTGTTGTTTCCGCATTATGAAAGGCCACCATGCTCGCAAAAAAGCCATGAGGATTGCAGTTGGCCTTTCAG GAGTGGAATCAGCAACTATAAAAGGGCAAGACAAGGACCAAATAGAGGTAAAAGGCCAGGGGATCGATACCGTTAAACTTGCAACGTTACTAAGGAAGAAAGTAGGGCATGCAAGCATAGTAAGCGTTGcggaagagaagaaagaagagaaaaaagatgaACTGACGATACAGTACATGGTTGGGCCTCCTAGTTATGGTTTGCCTCCATACGCATGCTATGAGATTCCCAGATATGACACACCTTCTTGCTCCATAATGTAA